The Aquitalea magnusonii region CAATGGCCACGCGCTGCTGCTGGCCACCGGATAGCTGACGCGGCCAGGCATCGGCCTTGTCGGCCAGCCCTACCCGCTTGAGCAGCAGGCGCGCCTGGGCTTCGGCCTCGGCCCGGCTCAGGCCGCGCAGCGCGATGGGCGCTTCAATCAGGTTTTGCAATACGGTGAGATGGGGAAACAGGTTGAAGTGCTGGAACACCATGCCCACTTCCACACGGCGTTGCAGAATGTCCTTTTCCTTCAGCTCGTGCAGCGAATTGCCTTGCTGGCGATAGCCGATCAACTCCCCGTCAATGGCAATGAAACCGCTATCCACCCGTTCCAGATGATTGATGCTGCGCAGCAAGGTGGACTTGCCCGAACCGGACGGCCCGATGATGACGGTGACGCTGCCGGGCGGAACGGTCAGCGACACCGCATCCAGCACCTGCTGATGGCCATAGCGCTTGCTGACAGCATGAATGGCGACTTCCCCGCCCTGCACTGCGGGTATGTCGGTCAGCGCAGCAGGCGGTGCCACCGTGGCCGGGCCGCTGGCGCTGACAGGCCACCAGCGCTGACGAGCACGCTGCCACAGCGACTGCGGCTGCTGGCGCAGCGCGCCACGCGCATAGTGACGCTCCACCTGCACCTGAACCGTGGACAGTACGGTGAGGATGATCAGGTACCACACAGTGGCCACCATCAATAGCGGAATCACTTCCAGATTGCGGTGGTACACCACCTGGATGGTGTAGAACAGCTCCGGCAGCGCCAGGATGTAGACATTGGCCGTGCCCTTGGCGAGGCCAATGATGTCATTGAAAGCGGTGGGCAAAATGGTACGCATGGCCTGCGGCAGCACGATGCGGAAAATCTGCCGTCCGCGCGGCAGGCCCAGCGCGGCCGCGGCTTCCAGCTGGCCCTGCTCCACCGACAAAATGCCGCCACGGATGATTTCCGCCGAGAATGCCGCCTGGTTCAGGCTCAGGCCCAGCACTGCTGCGGCAAAGGGGCTGATCAGCTCGGTGGTGGAATAACTGAACCAGTTGATGCCGGTATACGGCACACCGATATTGATGGTTTCGTACAGATAACCCAGGTTGTTGAGGATAAGCAGCAGCACGATCAGCGGAATGGAGCGGAACAGCCAGATATAGCTCCACGACAGGCTGGCCAGCAGCGGCGAGCGCGACACCCGCGCCAGCGCCAGCACCGTGCCCAACACCGACCCCAGCACTGTGCCGATGGCGGTCAGCAGCAGAGTGCGGCCCAGGCCTTCCAGCACCGGGGCGGCCAGAAACCATTCGGCAAACACCGCCCAGCCCCAGCGCGGATTGGTGGCCACCGAACTGATGATGGCCGCCAGCAACAGCAGGGCCAGCACGCTGCCGGCAATACGTGCCGGGTAACGCGCCGGGATGATGCGCAGCCCGGCATAGCGGTTGCTGCCGCTGTTGTCGGCATGGGCATGCGCATTGCCTTGCCGTGGCAATGAATGGGTAAAGGCGATTTCGCCGACTTCGGTAATTTCACTCATGATGTCTTGTCCTGTGCAAAAGCCGCGATGGGTGGTCGGCCAGCAAGTCAAAGCGGTTTCAAACGGCAATGCCGGCCAGTTCCGTCCAGTGCGCGGGGTGGGATGGCGCGCTGGACTGGCGTGGCACTGCCTTGGTAAACGGCAGGGTGCGCAAGGCTTCCAGATCCCCCTCGGGGTCGAACTGCGCCTGATAGCCATGACGCAGGTAGAGCCCGACCGCCTCCGGCTGGCGGCAACCGGTGGTGAGGTAAATCTGGCGGTAGCCCTGGCGCTGGCATTGCGCCTCCAGCTCCTGCAACACCAGCCCGGCCAGGCCCTGACGGCGGAACTGGCTGTGGGTCCAGATGCGCTTGAATTCGGCGGTGTGCTCATCCAGCCGCTTGAAGGCCCCGCCGGCAATCGCCTGGCCCTGACGCAGCAGCAACAGGAAGTTGCCATGCGGCGGCGCAAAGGTTTCCGGCGGATAGCGGCGCATTTCCTCAGCGGCACCGCCGGGGCTGAACAGATTGCCGTAGCGTGCGTCGTATTCCTGCGTCAGCTCGGCCAGCATCACGCTGGCGCGCGGGTCGGTGGTGGTGGTGTAAACAAAGTAGTCACGCATGTGCTCGGTCCATTGCGATGTGTGTGTCTGGCTGTCGCTTGTTATGTGGCCGCCTGTTGCAGCGGCAGATAGCGTTCGGCCAGGGCCACCCAGTAGCTGGCGGCCAGCGGCAGGATGGCGTCGTTGAAGTCGTAGCGCGGGTTATGCAGGCCTGCGCTGTCGCCATTGCCGAAAAACACGAAGCTGCCGGGGCGCGCCTGCAACATGAAGGCAAAGTCCTCGCTGGCGGTGCGCGGCCGGAAAGCCTGTTCCACCCGCGCCGCGCCCAGCGTGTCCTGTGCCACTTCACGCGCCAGCGCGGTTTCTGCCGGGTGATTGCACACCGGCGGGAAGCCCAGGCGGTAATCCACCTCGGCGCGTGCGCCAAAGCTGGCCGCCTGTGCCTCCACCAGTGCCGGTACGCGCTGTTGCAGCAGGCTGCGCACTTCCGGGCGGAAGGTGCGGGCAGTCAGCTTCAGCTCCACGCTGTCCGGAATCACATTGGACGCATGGCCGCCGTGGATGCTGCCCACGGTGAGCACGCCCATGTCCAGCGGGTCGACATTGCGTGACACCACCGATTGCAGCGCGGTAATCACGTGGGCACTCACCAGCACCGGGTCCACCGTGTTATGCGGTTCGGCCCCATGGCCGCCCTTGCCATGGACGGTGATGTGGGCCTGGTCTACCGAGGCCATGGCCGGGCCTTCGATGCAGCCGACATGGCCGCAGCTCACCCCAGGCCAGTTGTGCAGGCCGAACACCGCATCGCAGGGAAAGCGCTCGAACAAGCCCTCCTCCAGCATGCGCCGTGCGCCGCTGCCGGTTTCTTCCGCCGGCTGGAAAATCAGCTGCAAGGTGCCGTCAAACTGGCCGTGCAGTGCCAGAAAGCGGGCGGCGGCCAGCAGGATGGCGGTGTGGCCGTCATGTCCGCAGGCATGCATCACGCCGGGGTTCTGGCTGGCATACGGCAGGCCGGTGGCTTCCTGGATGGGCAGCGCATCCATATCGGCGCGCAGGCCGAGCGAACGCTCGCTGCTGCCGCGGCGCAAGCTGCCCACCACCCCGGTGCCGGCGATGCCGGTAGTCACCTGATAGCCCCACTGCTGCAATAGCGCGGCCACCTTGCCGGCGGTGCGATGTTCGGCAAACGCCAGTTCCGGGTGCTGGTGCAGGTCGCGACGCAGGGCGACGAATTCGGCATTGGCAGCCGCAATGCCGGTTTCGATCTGCAGGCTGCGCGGCAACACGGCGCTGTCTAATGCTGCATTCATCAGGCCACCTGCTGCTGGCTGCTGTGCTCAGCCGCTTGCTGGTAACGGCTTTCCTTGCGCGGCAAGCCCAGATGGTCGCGCAGGGTGCGTCCTTCCAGCTGGCGATTGAAGCGTCCGCTCTTTTCCAGCACCGGCAGCACATGGGTGATGAAGTCGTCCAGCCCTTCGGCCACCACCGGGAAGCCCAGGATGAAACCGTCAGCCGCACCCTCATCCACCCAGCGGATGATTTCCGCCGCCACTTTTTCACCGCTGCCGACAAAGTTGCTGCGCGGGGTGGCCACTTCCAGCGCCACCTGGCGCAGGGTCAGGCCGTGCTCGCGAGCGCGGGCCTTGATCTGGTCGGTGGTGGAACGGAAGCTGTTGCGACCGATATCGCCAAGCTCCGGGAAGGCCTCGTCCAGCGGGTACTGGGTAAAGTCGTGGTGGTCGAAGAAGCGGCCCAGATAGGCCAGTGCGTCATCGATGGTCAGCAGTTGCTGGATGATGCGGAACTTGGCTTCGGCCTCGGCATCGGTGGCGGCCACCACCGGCGCAATGCCGGGGAAGATTTTCACATCGTCGGCCTTGCGGGCATGCAGCACGGCGCTGGTTTTCACCTTGCGCAGGAAGTCGCGGGTTTCCTCGATGGAGGGCGAGTGGGTAAACACCGCGTCGGCATACTTGCCCGCCAGGCCAATACCGGCATCGGAAGAGCCGGCCTGGAAAATCACCGGCTGGCCCTGCGGCGAGCGGCTGATGTTCAGCGGCCCGGCCACCTGGAAGAAACGCCCCTTGTGGTTCAGGGTGTGCAGCTTGTCCTTGTCGAAGAACTGGCCGGTTTCACGGTTACGCGGCAAGGCGTCGTCGTCCCAGCTATCCCACAAGCCCTGGGTGACTTGCAGGTATTCGTCGGCAATTTCATAACGCAGGCTGTGTTCCGGATGCGGGCGGCTGTAGTTCAGCGCCGTGCCTTCCAGCGGCGTGGTCACCACATTCCAGCCGGCGCGGCCGCCGCTGATCAGGTCGAGCGAGCCGAACTGGCGCGCCACGGTAAACGGGTCGCTGTAGGAAGTGGACACGGTGCCGGCCAGGCCGATCTTGCGCGTTACGCTGGCCAGCGCCGACAGGATGGAAATCGGCTCGAAACGGTTGAGGAAGTGCGGAATGGATTTTTCGTTGATGTACAGGCCGTCCGCCACAAAGGCAAAGGCAATGCCGTTGGCTTCGGCTTTCTGCACGGTATCGATATAGAACTGCAGGTTCACGCTGGCATCCGCCGGGCCGCTAGGGTGTTTCCAGGCGTGCATGTGGCCACCAGCGCCGTGCAGCATGATGCCGAAAGTAATGGGTTTGCTCATGTTCAGCTCCAAAAAGATTGATCAGTACGGTCAGGCGGCCAGCGGCTCGCGCGCTTCGGCCAGCAGGGCAATGGAAGCGCGGCGCAGCGCAAACTGGGCCACAGGGATATCAATGATGAATTCGCGGATGCCGTAGCTCTGGTGCAGGGAATCCAGCTCGGCGCGCACATCACCGGCAGTACCGGCAATCACGTGCGGATGCTTTTCTTCCAGTTGGTACCGGCTGCTGCCAGCCTGACGGGCAAACTCCTCGGCGGCCTCGCGGCTGGGCACGTTGACGCTGCGGCCATCTTCCAGCGTCACCTTAAACAGCTTCAGCTCCCCCACCAGCGCCTGTGCCTGTTCGCGGGTTTCTGCCGCAAAGGCATACAGCGCCAGCGCCGGCACCTTGCCGGTCCATTGGCGGTACACGGCAATGGATTGCTGGATATTCAAAGGGTCGCCATTGAAGTGGCCGGCATAGGCAAAATCCCAGCCCAGGCGGGCGGCCAGCCGGGCGCTGTCCGGGCTGCCGCCCAGCAAGAAGCGCCCCGGCGTAATGGGTGGCAGCGGTGTCGCCTTTGCCCCGGCCAGCGGATGGCCCTCCGGCTGGCCTTCATTCAGGAAGGCATTCAGCTCGGTAAGCTGGGCGGTGAAATCCGGCTTGCGCGCGGCATCGTGATAGTGCTGCAAGGCACGGGTGCTGAACGGCAGGCCGCCGGGGGCCTTGCCCACGCCCAGGTCTACCCGGCCCGGCGCCAGCGCCGCCAGCAGATTGAAGGTTTCCGCCACTTTGTAGGGGCTGTAGTGCTGCAGCATGACGCCGCCACTGCCCACGCGGATGCGGCTGGTATGCGCCAGGATGTGGGAGATCAGCACTTCGGGCGCGGAACTGGCCAGCAGCGGCGTGCTGTGGTGTTCGGCCACCCAGAAACGGTAATAGCCCAACTGCTCTGCCAGCTTGGCCAGCGCCACGGTATTGGCCAGTGCATCGGCTGCGGTAGCGCCCGGCGGAATCGGGCTTTTATCCAGGATGGACAGGGAGTATGACATTTGTTTGCACCGTGTAATTGACGCCACAAAATCTATTCCCAGCAAATTTGAAGATCAATCAAATTAAATTGATATGCTTATCCGCACGGCTTATGCATTTTCTTGCAATAACCAATAAAAATTTGACTTAGCAATATTCGCCAGAAGGCCATAAAAAAAAATCAATATGAATAAAAACCGCAGATGGCTATTGATTTGTTAATCAATTTTTTTTGATTAATAAAACGGGAACAATACGGAAGAATAAGCCACAGCCGAAACCCGCCACCACGGCACCGGCTTGTTTATCCGACCAACCGATTTCCTGTGAACACATCATGAAAATAAAACTGCTCACCCTGGCTATTGCTGCTTCTCCCTTGTTTGCCCATGCCGACGAGGGCATTACCCTGTACGGCAAAGTGGCCGGCAACCTGTCCAGCGTCCAAAGCTATACCGCCAGCGGCAGCCTGAAAAACGTGCAGGTGAATGACAACACTTCGCGCATCGGTTTCAAGGGCTCGGAAAACCTGGGCAATGGCCTGACCGCCATCTGGCAGGTGGAAAACCGCATCCACGTGGATGGCAGCGGTACCGACACCTTCGCCAGCCGTGACTCCTTCATCGGCCTGCAAAGCCAGAACGGCAAGCTGCGCCTGGGCCGCCTGTCCGACTACGCCAACCTGGACATGGAATATATCGATCCGGGTTCCTACAGCGGCGTGGGCGGCCAACTGTACTCCACCCGTCTGGACGGTCGCCTGAACAACGCCATCCGCTACGACAGCCCCAACCTGGCCGGTTTCAGCTTTACCACCACCTGGGCGGCAGACGAGAAGCGCGCCAACGACAGCAATGGCCAGCCCACCAACAACCAGGTATTCAACCTGGGCCTGAGCTACGAACAGGCCGGTTACTTTGCCAAGTTCAGCTATGAAACCAAGGGGGATGCCAAACAGGTGAACTCATCCGCCCAGACCGGCGCGGTGAAAAACTGGTGGCGTGTGGAAGCAGGCTATATCAGCGACCCCATCTACCTGGCCTTGGGTTTCCAGACCGTTAACGGCTACCTGGGCGTTTCCAGCGGCAAGTTTGTTGACAATCCGGGCGTGGCTTACAACGTGAATGTGCTGAACGCCCGCCTGGCAGCCAGCGGCCAGAGCCTGAGCGCCGCCGCTTCCGGTCAGGATGTGAAAACCCGTGAAGCCGTGCTCACCTTCGGCTACAACGTGGGCGCGTGGCTGCCTTATGTCTCGCTGACCAAGGGCTACGACGTGGAAATCGGTGGCAGCAACGTCGACAAGACCGGCTACACCCAGTATGTGCTGGGCACGATATACAATCTGTCCAAGCAGACCAAAGCCTATGCGTCCTACGGCCGCGTCAACTGGGGTGGCAATGGCGTATCCAGCGAAAGCGCGCTGAGCCTGGCCCTGGCCAAATCCTTCTAAGACCGCATGCCCCGCCTCCCGGCGGGGTTCTTGCTGCCACACCATTTTTACTGCGAAAGATGCCTGATGAGCCGCGACACCCTGTTTTTGCTGGAGCCCGGATTCACCCGCCCCGACCATCCGGCCGACCAGCGCTTTGTCTGCCCGCACAGCAATCTGCTGGAAGGCCTGCTGGCAGTGCAACCGGCACTGGCCGAGCGCATTGAAATCCGCCGCCTGCCGTTTCCACGGCCGCGTCAGCCGGTAATCGCACTGCTGGGCGAAGAAAACCAGAGCCTGCCGGTGCTGATACTGGACCCGGCCAGCCCCTTACCCGCCGATGCCAAGCAGCACGCCGGGCGGCACTTCCTGCAAGACGCCCGCCAGATTGCCGCTTACCTGGCACAGCAACACGGTGCCTACCATCTGTAAACCCTTGTCACACGAAAGCACATTATGGGAATCAAACGCCTGAACCACGCCGTGCTGTATGTCAGCGACCTTGCCGACAGCCGCCGTTTTTATCAGCAAGTGCTGGGATTTCACTCCTCGCCCGGCCCGCAACCGGAAAAGGCTTTCTTTGCCCAGGCGGCGGAGTCGGACAACCATCACGACCTGGCCTTGTTCGCCCGCAATCAGGGCCAGCAACGCGCAGGCGTGTTCAGCGCGCGCGGTGAAACTCCGGGGGCCAACGAGCCGCCGGCCGGGCTTTACCACCTGGCCTGGGAAGTGGACACCCTGCTGGAACTCAAGCGCATCCGCGACCAGTTGCAGGCACTTGGCAAGC contains the following coding sequences:
- a CDS encoding amino acid ABC transporter ATP-binding protein — translated: MQGGEVAIHAVSKRYGHQQVLDAVSLTVPPGSVTVIIGPSGSGKSTLLRSINHLERVDSGFIAIDGELIGYRQQGNSLHELKEKDILQRRVEVGMVFQHFNLFPHLTVLQNLIEAPIALRGLSRAEAEAQARLLLKRVGLADKADAWPRQLSGGQQQRVAIARALALRPKVLLFDEPTSALDPELVQEVLDVIKELARSGTTLLIVTHEIGFAREVADTVVFMEQGRIVESGSPEQVLRQPQQQRTREFLARVL
- a CDS encoding GNAT family N-acetyltransferase translates to MRDYFVYTTTTDPRASVMLAELTQEYDARYGNLFSPGGAAEEMRRYPPETFAPPHGNFLLLLRQGQAIAGGAFKRLDEHTAEFKRIWTHSQFRRQGLAGLVLQELEAQCQRQGYRQIYLTTGCRQPEAVGLYLRHGYQAQFDPEGDLEALRTLPFTKAVPRQSSAPSHPAHWTELAGIAV
- a CDS encoding M20 aminoacylase family protein: MNAALDSAVLPRSLQIETGIAAANAEFVALRRDLHQHPELAFAEHRTAGKVAALLQQWGYQVTTGIAGTGVVGSLRRGSSERSLGLRADMDALPIQEATGLPYASQNPGVMHACGHDGHTAILLAAARFLALHGQFDGTLQLIFQPAEETGSGARRMLEEGLFERFPCDAVFGLHNWPGVSCGHVGCIEGPAMASVDQAHITVHGKGGHGAEPHNTVDPVLVSAHVITALQSVVSRNVDPLDMGVLTVGSIHGGHASNVIPDSVELKLTARTFRPEVRSLLQQRVPALVEAQAASFGARAEVDYRLGFPPVCNHPAETALAREVAQDTLGAARVEQAFRPRTASEDFAFMLQARPGSFVFFGNGDSAGLHNPRYDFNDAILPLAASYWVALAERYLPLQQAAT
- a CDS encoding LLM class flavin-dependent oxidoreductase, yielding MSKPITFGIMLHGAGGHMHAWKHPSGPADASVNLQFYIDTVQKAEANGIAFAFVADGLYINEKSIPHFLNRFEPISILSALASVTRKIGLAGTVSTSYSDPFTVARQFGSLDLISGGRAGWNVVTTPLEGTALNYSRPHPEHSLRYEIADEYLQVTQGLWDSWDDDALPRNRETGQFFDKDKLHTLNHKGRFFQVAGPLNISRSPQGQPVIFQAGSSDAGIGLAGKYADAVFTHSPSIEETRDFLRKVKTSAVLHARKADDVKIFPGIAPVVAATDAEAEAKFRIIQQLLTIDDALAYLGRFFDHHDFTQYPLDEAFPELGDIGRNSFRSTTDQIKARAREHGLTLRQVALEVATPRSNFVGSGEKVAAEIIRWVDEGAADGFILGFPVVAEGLDDFITHVLPVLEKSGRFNRQLEGRTLRDHLGLPRKESRYQQAAEHSSQQQVA
- a CDS encoding LLM class flavin-dependent oxidoreductase, with translation MSYSLSILDKSPIPPGATAADALANTVALAKLAEQLGYYRFWVAEHHSTPLLASSAPEVLISHILAHTSRIRVGSGGVMLQHYSPYKVAETFNLLAALAPGRVDLGVGKAPGGLPFSTRALQHYHDAARKPDFTAQLTELNAFLNEGQPEGHPLAGAKATPLPPITPGRFLLGGSPDSARLAARLGWDFAYAGHFNGDPLNIQQSIAVYRQWTGKVPALALYAFAAETREQAQALVGELKLFKVTLEDGRSVNVPSREAAEEFARQAGSSRYQLEEKHPHVIAGTAGDVRAELDSLHQSYGIREFIIDIPVAQFALRRASIALLAEAREPLAA
- a CDS encoding porin, which translates into the protein MKIKLLTLAIAASPLFAHADEGITLYGKVAGNLSSVQSYTASGSLKNVQVNDNTSRIGFKGSENLGNGLTAIWQVENRIHVDGSGTDTFASRDSFIGLQSQNGKLRLGRLSDYANLDMEYIDPGSYSGVGGQLYSTRLDGRLNNAIRYDSPNLAGFSFTTTWAADEKRANDSNGQPTNNQVFNLGLSYEQAGYFAKFSYETKGDAKQVNSSAQTGAVKNWWRVEAGYISDPIYLALGFQTVNGYLGVSSGKFVDNPGVAYNVNVLNARLAASGQSLSAAASGQDVKTREAVLTFGYNVGAWLPYVSLTKGYDVEIGGSNVDKTGYTQYVLGTIYNLSKQTKAYASYGRVNWGGNGVSSESALSLALAKSF
- a CDS encoding DUF3088 domain-containing protein, yielding MSRDTLFLLEPGFTRPDHPADQRFVCPHSNLLEGLLAVQPALAERIEIRRLPFPRPRQPVIALLGEENQSLPVLILDPASPLPADAKQHAGRHFLQDARQIAAYLAQQHGAYHL
- a CDS encoding VOC family protein is translated as MGIKRLNHAVLYVSDLADSRRFYQQVLGFHSSPGPQPEKAFFAQAAESDNHHDLALFARNQGQQRAGVFSARGETPGANEPPAGLYHLAWEVDTLLELKRIRDQLQALGKLGLEEDHGIFKSVYGHDPDGLLFEVNWFLPADAIRDEDREIGTAPLDWERELARFASH